In a genomic window of Anoxybacter fermentans:
- a CDS encoding radical SAM/SPASM domain-containing protein — translation MCDGLKYLRGYINEFFRLRALAISKKLIVQFHLTSKCSMKCKHCYIYMNSERYQDELANELSFSWVCRVIDSIYNTAIKLQLDPVIEFTGGDPFLRDDFTQIIDYVKNKGIKFGIKGNPVFLTDELIKNLKENGLIRYQLSLDGIESTHDFIRSKGSFQKTIKGIQLLNQNDIPVFIKYTVSKLNQNDLKPLIYFLDENNLKISAFSVARYADKDNIDEMIYKPDEMKELFELLLDVYIKIFSNKTKNIHFLFKEHLWYPFLHQKGYIDNRLLQKMVSIENCYNCTMTKNIFVITPTGDIYKCRKVDASFLGNVKESSFQDLVYGVKHKQLLDTLQNSECRHCFYYNVCLGCPAITEAVRKNIVERDPGCFLYKSNI, via the coding sequence ATGTGTGATGGATTAAAATATTTGAGAGGTTATATAAATGAGTTTTTTAGGTTGCGGGCACTTGCTATTAGTAAAAAATTGATTGTTCAGTTTCATTTAACTTCTAAGTGTAGTATGAAATGTAAACACTGTTATATTTATATGAATAGTGAGCGGTATCAAGATGAACTGGCTAATGAATTAAGTTTTTCATGGGTGTGTAGGGTAATTGATAGTATTTATAATACTGCTATAAAACTTCAGTTAGATCCTGTTATTGAATTTACTGGTGGTGATCCATTTTTAAGAGATGATTTTACTCAGATTATTGATTATGTAAAAAATAAGGGAATAAAGTTTGGCATTAAAGGAAATCCTGTATTTCTCACAGATGAACTAATTAAAAATTTAAAAGAAAACGGTCTAATTAGATATCAGTTAAGTTTAGATGGTATAGAATCAACCCATGATTTTATAAGATCAAAAGGGTCTTTTCAAAAAACAATAAAAGGAATTCAATTATTAAACCAGAATGATATTCCTGTTTTTATAAAATATACAGTATCAAAGCTGAATCAAAATGATTTGAAACCATTAATATATTTTTTAGACGAAAATAATTTGAAAATTTCTGCTTTTTCTGTGGCACGTTATGCTGATAAGGATAATATTGATGAAATGATATATAAGCCGGATGAAATGAAAGAATTATTTGAGCTTTTATTGGATGTGTATATTAAAATATTCTCAAATAAAACGAAAAATATTCATTTTTTATTTAAAGAACATCTCTGGTATCCTTTTTTGCATCAAAAAGGGTATATAGACAATCGATTACTTCAGAAAATGGTATCTATTGAAAATTGTTATAATTGTACAATGACAAAGAATATATTTGTTATTACCCCTACCGGAGATATTTATAAATGTCGGAAAGTAGATGCTTCTTTTTTAGGAAATGTGAAAGAAAGTTCTTTTCAGGACTTGGTTTATGGTGTGAAACATAAACAGTTACTTGATACATTACAAAATTCTGAATGTCGTCATTGTTTTTATTATAATGTATGTCTTGGATGTCCGGCGATTACAGAAGCTGTACGGAAAAATATAGTAGAAAGAGATCCAGGTTGCTTTTTATATAAATCAAATATTTGA
- a CDS encoding metallopeptidase TldD-related protein: MDNIIEKIEWLKKSSFDLVEVYSRVNEIHTFNLKKGQMLQNFRSLLEENAVRVFHKGKVGKAGTGAIYTVKEWDELYKKASLDLQEGKYSYNPDFVVNQAPKKCKEPENEKVMIEQLKQMWFMIKKRNMIPLICQGKINKKKRWLLTSQGHQLMDSNYYYEYNIAVGSKNTSLGDDYFSNRLLTLEELEFYIDRLCQESRMFNTTSQLKSGSYLTLIKNSVVIDILSAFFPVFLNTFFEKDKSFLKKFIGKRIGNKNLNVFITPTGLKHYSFDDEGVKTKEFYLIKDGIFNGPICTMDEAIRLGLEPMGCGWRQKDVACIEPGITNLRMKFNLRSKSSLLNEIDSGLYLVALRGLRQGKNILIGDLSGIGTVIIVKNRKLISGVKGVTVNINLIKLFNDMIYFGDDWRWKMTPYGAMLAPSIIVQDVLIKV; encoded by the coding sequence ATGGATAATATCATAGAAAAAATAGAATGGCTCAAAAAATCAAGTTTTGATTTAGTTGAAGTTTATTCCAGAGTCAATGAGATTCATACTTTTAATTTAAAAAAGGGGCAAATGCTTCAAAATTTTAGATCTTTGTTAGAGGAAAATGCAGTTCGTGTTTTTCATAAAGGAAAAGTGGGTAAGGCAGGAACTGGAGCAATTTATACAGTAAAAGAATGGGATGAACTCTATAAAAAGGCAAGTTTAGATTTACAGGAAGGCAAATATAGCTATAATCCGGATTTTGTTGTTAACCAGGCTCCGAAAAAATGTAAAGAGCCTGAGAATGAGAAGGTAATGATTGAACAATTGAAGCAAATGTGGTTTATGATTAAGAAACGGAATATGATTCCTCTTATATGTCAAGGCAAGATAAATAAGAAGAAGAGGTGGTTGTTAACTTCTCAAGGTCATCAACTTATGGATTCCAATTACTATTATGAATATAATATAGCGGTAGGAAGTAAAAATACTTCATTGGGTGATGATTACTTTTCAAATAGGTTATTAACTTTAGAAGAATTAGAATTTTACATTGATCGACTTTGTCAGGAAAGTCGAATGTTTAACACAACTTCACAACTTAAGAGCGGTTCATATTTGACCTTAATAAAAAATAGTGTTGTAATTGATATTTTATCAGCTTTTTTTCCTGTTTTTTTAAATACTTTTTTTGAAAAAGATAAGTCTTTTTTAAAAAAATTTATTGGTAAACGTATAGGAAATAAAAATTTAAATGTTTTTATTACGCCGACAGGACTTAAACATTATTCATTCGATGATGAAGGAGTTAAAACTAAAGAGTTTTATTTAATTAAAGATGGAATCTTTAATGGTCCAATCTGTACAATGGATGAAGCGATTCGGTTAGGTTTAGAACCTATGGGTTGTGGATGGCGTCAAAAAGATGTAGCATGCATTGAACCTGGAATTACAAATTTAAGAATGAAATTTAATTTAAGAAGTAAGTCTTCTTTATTAAATGAGATTGACTCTGGTTTATATTTAGTAGCACTCCGTGGTTTAAGGCAAGGTAAAAATATTTTAATAGGGGATTTATCAGGTATTGGAACAGTGATTATAGTAAAAAATAGAAAATTGATTTCAGGGGTTAAGGGAGTTACTGTAAATATCAATTTGATTAAATTATTCAATGATATGATTTATTTTGGAGATGACTGGCGATGGAAAATGACTCCTTATGGAGCCATGTTGGCACCGTCTATTATTGTACAGGATGTATTAATCAAAGTTTAA
- a CDS encoding TldD/PmbA family protein, whose product MEEIIYQLIDYADVDKNLEMEIYLENCSLLMVAKNNKRNNDFNHSLMKEQGLSYSIYGENKFFNIFTNNLRLDNIYYLLKGKRGIDKNTFITLPPIENEIEVNYVRHQIEEILNTCLKLSFKINYVDITGQFKAKNVIIADHRGYKCFKKIHEYYYQVTFIYNERVSRTFILRVDPEGNLEKNWRSKLEKEIKNTEELLIAEQVVPGEYPMVIGNGEGGLLIHEACGHSLEGTNFVVGSYLKEKMNQKVAVEEVTLIDDPTIPDLGGTYYYDDQGTVAKKTVLIENGLLRSVLLDRRSALLMNSSSTGNGRRESYKKLVTSRMSNTYLKPGIYEPEEIIASVKDGIFATTFGGGNVNPLTGDFTFVIKHGYFIKNGKLIKPIKNVTVVGNGYEFLNNIEMIGNDLVFSNYFCFTPNGILPVGVGQPTLKISKMKVVG is encoded by the coding sequence ATGGAAGAAATAATTTATCAATTGATTGATTATGCAGATGTAGACAAAAATTTAGAAATGGAAATATACTTAGAAAATTGTTCATTATTAATGGTAGCTAAAAATAATAAAAGAAATAACGATTTTAACCATTCATTAATGAAGGAGCAAGGGTTGAGTTATTCAATTTATGGTGAAAATAAGTTTTTTAATATTTTTACAAACAATTTAAGACTTGATAATATCTATTATCTTTTAAAGGGAAAAAGAGGGATAGATAAAAATACTTTTATAACTTTACCACCTATTGAAAATGAAATTGAAGTAAATTATGTTCGACATCAGATAGAAGAAATACTTAATACCTGTTTGAAGTTATCTTTTAAAATAAATTATGTAGATATTACAGGGCAATTTAAAGCTAAAAATGTTATTATAGCAGATCATAGAGGGTATAAGTGTTTTAAGAAAATTCATGAATATTATTATCAAGTTACATTTATTTATAATGAACGAGTAAGTCGAACTTTTATCTTACGGGTTGATCCTGAAGGGAATTTAGAAAAAAACTGGAGAAGCAAACTTGAAAAAGAAATAAAAAATACAGAAGAGTTATTGATAGCAGAACAGGTTGTACCAGGAGAATACCCTATGGTCATTGGAAATGGTGAAGGAGGTTTATTGATTCACGAGGCCTGTGGTCATAGTTTAGAGGGAACAAATTTTGTGGTAGGAAGTTATTTAAAAGAGAAAATGAATCAAAAGGTTGCTGTGGAAGAAGTTACGCTAATTGATGATCCAACAATTCCGGATCTGGGAGGAACATATTATTATGATGATCAGGGAACAGTTGCTAAAAAGACCGTTTTAATTGAAAATGGGTTATTAAGAAGCGTTCTTTTGGATCGAAGAAGTGCACTTTTAATGAACTCTTCATCAACAGGTAATGGAAGGAGAGAGAGTTATAAAAAATTGGTAACTTCAAGAATGTCAAATACATATTTAAAACCTGGTATTTATGAACCTGAAGAAATTATTGCATCAGTAAAAGATGGGATTTTTGCAACTACATTTGGTGGTGGAAATGTAAATCCTTTAACAGGTGATTTTACTTTTGTAATTAAACATGGTTATTTTATAAAGAATGGAAAACTGATAAAACCGATAAAAAATGTTACTGTTGTTGGGAATGGATATGAGTTTTTAAATAACATAGAGATGATTGGGAATGATCTTGTCTTTTCAAATTATTTCTGTTTTACTCCGAATGGAATTTTGCCTGTCGGAGTAGGACAACCAACATTAAAAATTTCGAAGATGAAAGTGGTTGGATAA
- a CDS encoding ABC transporter substrate-binding protein, translated as MRRFTFLLICLLVLGITAVGFAAPKYGGIWKDALNSNPPYLDPVMATDTTSAEVDYQIFETLVENDTEGNLVPLLAESWEVNEDATIITFKLRKGVRFHATTEGGQPTANGGREVTAHDWVWTFNYICSPETNSPRAYFIDMIKGYDEYREGKTDHLAGVRALDDYTLQFELSGPFAPFLNVLAYNTFVVLPKEDVLKWGEDWNFHPVGTGPFKFEKWIQDDKIVLSKNENYWAKDENGNPLPYLDGIEFRIIIDHAVEWEEFKVGNIYQCYVDDPYYEEAKAKYPDTFFEKPMLGTYYYGMNMEKGPFANNKALRQAMNYAINREALIELVMNGRGEPAKGVLPPGMFAYNPDLKGYTYDPEKAKQLLKEAGYPDGFEVTLQYNTSSGHKRIAEALQAMYAQVGIKVNLKNVEWGTHLDTTARGEVPFFRMGWVADYNDPDNFLYVLLNSANKGPQGNYTRYHNPVFDMLTLRARRETNPEVRKKLYQEAEQIVVEDAPWVFIYHYTTHSLVQPFVKNYVLPSFGQYSNKFTKVWLDL; from the coding sequence TTGAGAAGATTTACATTTTTGCTGATATGTCTGTTAGTTCTGGGCATAACTGCTGTTGGTTTTGCCGCTCCTAAATATGGTGGAATTTGGAAGGATGCTTTGAATTCTAACCCTCCATATCTTGATCCTGTAATGGCTACAGATACTACTTCTGCTGAGGTGGATTATCAAATTTTCGAAACTCTGGTAGAAAACGATACTGAAGGTAATCTGGTTCCTTTATTAGCTGAAAGTTGGGAAGTAAATGAAGATGCTACTATTATTACTTTTAAGTTACGTAAAGGTGTAAGATTCCATGCAACTACTGAGGGTGGTCAACCAACTGCTAATGGCGGAAGAGAAGTAACTGCCCATGACTGGGTATGGACATTCAATTATATCTGTTCCCCAGAAACTAATTCCCCTCGAGCTTACTTTATAGATATGATTAAAGGTTATGATGAGTATCGTGAAGGTAAAACTGATCATTTAGCTGGTGTAAGAGCACTAGATGACTATACTCTCCAGTTTGAACTGAGTGGACCATTTGCTCCATTCTTAAATGTTCTTGCTTATAACACTTTCGTTGTTTTGCCAAAAGAGGATGTTTTGAAGTGGGGTGAAGACTGGAACTTCCATCCAGTTGGTACTGGTCCATTTAAGTTCGAAAAGTGGATTCAGGATGATAAAATTGTTTTAAGTAAAAATGAAAATTACTGGGCTAAGGATGAGAATGGTAATCCTTTACCATACCTGGATGGTATTGAGTTCAGAATTATTATAGACCATGCTGTAGAGTGGGAAGAGTTTAAGGTTGGAAATATTTATCAATGTTATGTTGATGATCCATATTATGAAGAAGCTAAGGCAAAATATCCAGATACTTTCTTTGAAAAACCAATGTTAGGTACTTACTACTATGGTATGAACATGGAGAAAGGGCCATTTGCTAACAATAAAGCTTTACGTCAGGCTATGAACTATGCGATCAATCGTGAAGCTTTAATTGAACTGGTAATGAATGGTCGTGGTGAACCAGCTAAAGGTGTTCTTCCTCCAGGTATGTTTGCTTACAATCCTGACCTGAAAGGTTATACCTATGATCCTGAAAAAGCTAAACAATTACTGAAAGAAGCTGGTTATCCAGATGGTTTTGAAGTAACTCTCCAGTATAACACCAGTTCTGGTCATAAGCGAATTGCTGAGGCTCTGCAAGCTATGTATGCACAGGTTGGTATTAAAGTAAACTTAAAGAATGTTGAGTGGGGTACTCACTTGGATACAACTGCACGTGGTGAAGTTCCATTCTTCAGAATGGGTTGGGTTGCTGACTATAATGACCCAGATAACTTCCTTTATGTACTTTTGAACTCTGCTAACAAGGGTCCACAAGGTAACTATACCCGTTATCATAACCCGGTATTTGATATGTTAACTTTAAGAGCACGTCGTGAGACCAACCCCGAAGTACGTAAGAAGCTTTATCAAGAAGCTGAACAAATTGTTGTAGAGGATGCTCCATGGGTATTTATTTATCATTACACTACTCATTCTCTGGTACAGCCATTTGTTAAAAATTACGTTTTACCTTCCTTCGGTCAATATTCTAACAAGTTCACAAAAGTTTGGTTAGATCTCTAA
- a CDS encoding RiPP maturation radical SAM C-methyltransferase, whose product MKSKVLLVSPPFAQLEIPSIQISLLQTFLKENGFESVDTLHLYLFFADFVGIEAYHFFSKVPFVGEMFYVPFLNPKHAREKKHLIDQWIQKRAIEEIGQEVVIEEILEKIEKFHDWLFKNIDFSCYDLIGFTINFSQLIPALYLSREIKRRWPDKKIILGGSSVTGEVGLKILEIFKEIDFIISGEGEIPLLQFVNNFDTGNITNIAGLMYRIKDGVRYNRERYDFDMTQLPVCDYDQYFEQVKKCSSVLQKYVLYHQKIPVEFSRGCWWRRCTFCNLNLVHSYYKSKSIDQFVKEIKVLSDKYKKLDFIFLDNAPHPKYYRKFIDEVGKLGIDVHFTMEMKVNLLSKEDYQALYNAGWRTLQLGVESLSTRLLKKMNKGCRAIQNIEDIKHCQEIGIEPVYNLIHSMPNEDSKDLEETFEAISFIKHLCPPSGLPTFSLGYLCPIYNNYSEYNIKYIKPHYELTLMFPEEDIKKMIPYRYDFVREKERDYDINEFYDRIFKWIESHKKEDKPTLTYRDGGTFIVITDARTKPAKKITLDKNARDIYLYCDSIKSLKNIENHFKDIDPDEIKDVLNQFVNYKLMYREDNYYLSLALKES is encoded by the coding sequence GTGAAGTCTAAAGTTCTTTTAGTTTCTCCCCCTTTTGCTCAATTAGAAATACCTTCAATACAGATTTCATTGTTGCAGACATTTTTAAAAGAAAATGGTTTTGAAAGTGTTGATACTTTACATTTATATCTCTTTTTTGCTGATTTTGTTGGAATAGAAGCCTATCATTTTTTCTCTAAAGTTCCCTTTGTAGGTGAAATGTTTTATGTTCCATTTCTTAATCCCAAACATGCTAGAGAAAAAAAGCATTTGATTGACCAGTGGATTCAAAAAAGAGCGATTGAGGAGATCGGACAGGAGGTAGTCATCGAAGAGATATTGGAAAAAATAGAAAAATTTCATGATTGGCTTTTTAAAAATATAGACTTCTCCTGTTATGATTTAATAGGATTTACTATTAATTTCAGCCAATTAATTCCAGCATTATACTTAAGTAGAGAAATTAAAAGGCGTTGGCCTGATAAAAAAATTATTTTGGGTGGTTCAAGTGTAACAGGTGAAGTAGGATTAAAAATCTTAGAAATTTTTAAAGAAATTGATTTTATTATTAGTGGTGAAGGAGAAATACCTTTGCTGCAATTTGTAAATAATTTTGATACTGGTAATATTACTAATATTGCTGGATTGATGTATAGGATTAAAGATGGTGTTCGATATAATCGGGAGAGATATGATTTTGATATGACACAATTGCCTGTGTGTGATTATGATCAATATTTTGAGCAGGTAAAAAAATGTTCATCTGTTCTTCAAAAGTATGTTCTTTATCATCAGAAAATTCCTGTTGAATTTTCACGTGGATGTTGGTGGAGAAGATGTACTTTTTGTAATTTAAATCTGGTTCATAGTTATTATAAATCAAAATCTATAGATCAATTTGTAAAGGAAATCAAAGTTTTGAGTGATAAATATAAAAAATTAGATTTTATTTTTCTGGATAATGCTCCTCATCCTAAATATTATAGAAAATTTATCGATGAGGTTGGAAAGTTAGGTATAGATGTACATTTTACGATGGAAATGAAAGTGAATTTACTTTCCAAGGAAGATTACCAGGCATTATATAATGCTGGTTGGCGTACTTTACAGTTAGGAGTTGAAAGTTTATCTACCCGTTTATTGAAAAAAATGAATAAGGGTTGTAGGGCAATTCAAAATATTGAAGATATTAAACATTGTCAGGAGATTGGGATTGAACCAGTTTATAACTTAATTCATTCAATGCCAAATGAAGATTCAAAAGATTTAGAGGAAACTTTTGAAGCAATAAGTTTTATCAAACACTTATGTCCTCCAAGTGGATTACCAACATTTAGTTTAGGGTATTTATGTCCAATATATAATAATTATTCAGAATATAATATAAAATATATAAAACCTCATTATGAGTTAACTTTAATGTTTCCTGAAGAAGATATAAAAAAGATGATTCCATATCGTTATGATTTTGTCCGGGAAAAAGAAAGAGATTATGATATTAATGAGTTTTATGATCGAATATTTAAATGGATTGAATCACATAAAAAAGAAGATAAGCCTACTCTCACATATCGTGATGGTGGTACGTTTATAGTGATAACTGATGCCCGGACTAAACCAGCAAAGAAGATAACTTTAGATAAAAATGCTCGTGATATTTATCTTTATTGTGATAGTATTAAAAGTTTGAAAAATATTGAAAATCATTTTAAGGATATTGATCCAGATGAGATTAAGGATGTTTTAAATCAATTTGTGAATTATAAGTTGATGTATCGAGAAGATAATTATTATTTGAGTTTAGCGCTTAAAGAGAGTTGA
- a CDS encoding ABC transporter permease: MFTYLIRRLLGAIPVILGVILVVFILTTIIPGDPALIMSGQRGDPETIERIREEMGLNDPLHIQLLNFYKSVLTGNLGRSYVNNMTVLEAIGQRLPYTAALAFVAMSIAIIFGILAGVISATKQYSVFDYFAMIFSLLGISAPSFFVGIVCILVFIVWLRWIPGTGTGNGGIFSIYIILPAVTLGYRLLALIARLTRSTMLEVIRQDYITTARAKGVRETIVIFKHALKNALIPVVTIVGLQTASVLGGVIVTEQIFSWPGIGRLSINAVIRRDFPVIRGVVLFMALTFVVVNILVDLSYGFLDPRIRYD; encoded by the coding sequence TTGTTCACATATCTTATAAGACGACTCCTAGGTGCAATCCCTGTAATTCTCGGTGTAATATTAGTAGTGTTTATTTTAACTACTATTATACCGGGGGATCCGGCTTTAATTATGTCTGGACAGCGGGGTGACCCTGAAACAATAGAAAGAATTCGTGAGGAGATGGGTTTAAACGATCCTTTGCATATTCAACTGTTAAATTTCTATAAGTCTGTACTTACTGGGAATTTGGGACGATCTTATGTTAATAATATGACGGTTTTAGAGGCTATAGGTCAAAGATTACCTTATACTGCTGCGCTAGCTTTTGTAGCTATGTCTATTGCCATAATTTTTGGAATTTTGGCTGGAGTTATTTCAGCTACAAAACAGTATTCTGTATTTGATTATTTTGCTATGATTTTTTCCTTACTCGGAATTTCGGCGCCCTCATTTTTTGTTGGTATCGTATGTATCCTGGTATTTATAGTTTGGCTTAGGTGGATTCCAGGAACTGGTACTGGTAATGGAGGAATATTTTCCATTTATATTATACTGCCTGCTGTAACTCTTGGTTATAGATTGTTGGCTTTAATAGCGCGTTTAACCCGTTCTACAATGTTGGAGGTTATACGTCAAGATTATATAACTACTGCACGTGCCAAAGGTGTACGGGAAACGATTGTTATCTTTAAACATGCTTTGAAAAATGCATTAATTCCTGTTGTTACTATTGTTGGTTTGCAAACTGCGTCAGTTTTAGGTGGGGTAATTGTGACTGAACAAATATTCAGTTGGCCTGGTATTGGTAGACTTTCCATTAATGCAGTAATTAGACGGGACTTTCCTGTTATTCGTGGAGTCGTATTGTTTATGGCATTAACTTTTGTTGTGGTAAATATTTTGGTAGATCTTTCGTATGGTTTTCTTGATCCCCGAATTCGTTATGATTAA
- a CDS encoding radical SAM protein: MHSLTLIITEKCNSQCKYCYESNKRAQGLKRDMVLDDFITGFSKILKYVGVIGTIQFFGGEATLKVDLIKQIDEYLDKVVEAKIYKKKPTYAFSINLLELPDSFKKLLKKLQEGGHDFYISTSIDGDQKIHDANRLAKGIDSPYLRIVKNYKTLKSMGIDLKAITCVFNQVHLERNISILDNILHLSKEFQPERITVLSAQKSPGLEVELSYFYQLYLDAVHSAFNKIICKKPDYKFVGPFLKGIVFKWIYLEDKDVAFYACPTKIRDFTIFPQGGLSNCPDEFYQGFDYKINVYDENFQDEIHNFIDMNKHNLYKDHLRIQCKECKIKKLCTYCPHYSELYETFCKFNISLVHNVFEKINILIENGEYEFFADLLGLKDYEKRKLIEIFNKYKKDVI; this comes from the coding sequence ATGCATAGTTTAACATTGATAATTACAGAAAAATGTAATTCACAATGTAAATATTGTTATGAGTCTAATAAACGTGCCCAGGGATTAAAAAGAGATATGGTATTAGATGATTTTATAACAGGATTTAGTAAGATACTGAAGTATGTAGGTGTAATTGGAACCATTCAATTTTTCGGTGGAGAAGCTACATTAAAAGTAGATTTAATAAAACAAATTGATGAATATTTAGATAAGGTAGTAGAAGCAAAAATATATAAAAAGAAACCTACATATGCTTTTTCTATAAATTTGCTTGAACTACCTGATTCATTTAAGAAATTACTTAAAAAACTTCAAGAGGGGGGACATGATTTTTATATTAGCACCAGTATTGATGGAGATCAAAAAATTCATGATGCAAATCGATTGGCGAAAGGAATTGATTCACCTTACTTAAGAATTGTAAAGAATTATAAAACTTTAAAAAGTATGGGTATAGATTTAAAAGCTATTACCTGTGTATTTAATCAAGTTCATTTAGAAAGAAATATATCGATTTTGGATAATATTTTGCATTTATCTAAGGAATTTCAACCTGAGCGGATTACTGTGCTTAGTGCTCAAAAAAGTCCAGGACTTGAGGTTGAATTATCTTATTTTTATCAATTATATCTTGATGCTGTCCATTCTGCATTTAATAAAATTATTTGTAAAAAGCCAGATTATAAATTTGTAGGACCTTTTCTTAAAGGAATTGTTTTTAAATGGATTTATTTAGAAGATAAGGATGTGGCTTTTTATGCTTGTCCAACAAAAATAAGGGATTTTACAATTTTTCCACAGGGTGGTTTATCCAATTGCCCGGATGAATTTTATCAGGGCTTTGATTATAAAATAAATGTTTATGATGAAAATTTTCAAGATGAAATACATAATTTCATTGATATGAACAAGCATAATTTATATAAAGATCATTTGAGGATCCAATGCAAAGAATGTAAAATAAAAAAACTTTGCACCTATTGCCCACATTATTCTGAGTTATATGAAACTTTTTGTAAATTTAACATCAGCTTGGTTCATAATGTTTTTGAAAAGATAAATATTTTAATTGAAAATGGAGAATATGAATTTTTTGCTGACTTATTAGGATTAAAAGATTATGAAAAGAGAAAATTAATTGAAATCTTTAATAAATATAAAAAGGATGTTATTTAA
- a CDS encoding radical SAM protein — protein MILVWDITNKCNLSCIHCYNSDYIEMKEKEEKFDTPYIVNQLKILGIKIVNILGGEPLLRSDIVEVVKCLSENNLQVFLTTNATLLNEQLSYDLINAGLNRISFSLESAYPVVYEKIRGENNYRRALKGIKTFVKVANDLQSTIIKGLAVTIFPLNIKEKEDVKKILDLAQDLNLERVGFNWIVPVNKGDSFRRKLTPEKKIDIAEWIAQLSLDYPDLEINLADKKIILDYVNTKYNANLVGEKLSCPAGSQLFYLNHKLQLHPCNMVNEDVMLEEGLKVLFHFTENEAHISNAANIKETNYFKRFLSYKYHYFKNALPICKNCEYYKMCVRICPLHFASRSLEENKELYIADCIEVRKRLKKEGKSICVMD, from the coding sequence GTGATATTAGTTTGGGATATAACGAATAAATGTAATTTAAGCTGTATACATTGTTATAATTCTGATTATATAGAGATGAAGGAAAAAGAAGAAAAATTTGATACTCCCTATATAGTTAACCAGTTAAAAATTTTGGGTATTAAAATTGTAAATATTTTAGGTGGTGAACCTTTGCTCAGATCTGACATTGTAGAGGTGGTTAAATGTCTAAGTGAAAATAATCTTCAGGTTTTTTTGACTACAAATGCAACACTTTTGAATGAGCAGTTATCATATGACCTTATTAATGCAGGATTAAATCGGATTAGTTTTAGTTTGGAGAGTGCATACCCTGTAGTTTATGAAAAAATTCGCGGGGAAAATAATTATCGTAGGGCTTTAAAAGGAATTAAAACTTTTGTTAAAGTAGCTAATGATTTGCAATCAACGATTATTAAGGGGTTAGCGGTAACAATATTTCCATTAAATATTAAAGAAAAAGAAGATGTTAAAAAAATTCTGGATTTAGCTCAAGATTTAAATTTGGAGCGGGTGGGATTTAATTGGATTGTTCCAGTAAATAAGGGTGATTCTTTTCGACGGAAATTGACTCCTGAAAAAAAAATAGATATAGCAGAATGGATTGCACAATTAAGTTTAGATTACCCAGATTTAGAAATAAACTTAGCAGATAAAAAAATTATACTCGATTATGTTAATACAAAATATAATGCGAATCTTGTAGGGGAAAAATTGTCCTGCCCTGCGGGAAGTCAGCTTTTTTATTTAAATCATAAACTTCAATTACATCCCTGTAACATGGTAAATGAAGATGTGATGTTAGAAGAGGGTTTGAAAGTTTTATTTCATTTTACAGAGAATGAGGCACACATTTCAAATGCTGCTAATATAAAAGAAACCAATTATTTTAAACGTTTTCTGAGTTATAAATATCATTATTTTAAAAATGCATTACCTATTTGCAAAAACTGTGAATATTATAAAATGTGTGTGAGAATTTGTCCTCTTCATTTTGCCTCCAGGTCATTAGAAGAGAATAAAGAATTATATATAGCCGATTGTATAGAGGTTAGAAAACGACTTAAAAAGGAAGGAAAAAGCATATGTGTGATGGATTAA